The Naumovozyma dairenensis CBS 421 chromosome 8, complete genome genomic sequence CGTATACACTATTAAGGAACTCGTTAagttattaataaaaaattagcATTAGCATCAGCATTAGCATGAACAACGTAAACGCTACCACCCAAGAACACACTGATAACTCTGTGccaaaagaaaagaaatagagACGCCTATAACACTATTGATAAATCAGTGCATATTGTACATCTTGTACATCTTGTAGATCTTGTATATCTTGTATAGATATTCTGTCTGGACACTTTGCGACGCTGCCGCCAAGGATTATGACAGGCGGAGAGAAGTAACAGAGGGTAATGCTGTTCCTCCCGAAAAAAGTTCCGGCTTTCCGGCTTTCCCAATTCGCAATTCGCAATTCGCAATTCCCAGTGGAAGGGGAAATTACAGCTTTCCAATTCCGCTGGGAAACTTCCAGCTGGACAAAGGTCTGGGACGGATAGAATTTTTGGTCTGCCCTTAGGGGTTCGGTCCTACCCTACCTTTTTTTAATCCCCAGTGAAAATCTTCAATCCTGACCAAAAGTCTATCCTAAtccaatccattttttcGAGTATTCCATGAGAGCTTATTAGTAGTGCCATATTAAGTGTTTTCATGACAGCTTTTTAGTTCAGTATGTCTCAAATGTCTTCTTATCTGTACATATATAGTATTTAAATGGATAATAGCCCATATGTTTTATCTGCTTGAAAGTTTTAAATGTTTTGAAGGttaacaaatatataattgtaCAGTTGTTTGGCTATTGGTTAGTGATTCACAATTAACTACTGAAAGAAAACTAAagataatttcttatttattttacttattttttattctttattagttgtttttgaaacatATGCTTAGTTAATCTTCCAAAGCATAAActaaataaatacaaaCTTCATCAAAAGATTAATTTGAATAGGTGATGGTGACTTGCACTTTTAATGGTTAAGGATGCTATTCATTCCAGATGTGTCCCTTTGGGGAAGTATGCTCCTTTCTGCTCCTTTTCCTCTTATAGGTGAgagagaatatataattatgtAAACCATAtatggaagaaaaattccTCGTTTATTACTCATAAAATTTAATGGCACACAACATCACATCGTGTTATAAGACATGTTCTGGAACAATCTCATAAACTTTTAATGAAATAGCAGGTTTTGTTAGCATTTTCACTAAAAATTGTAACAAGATCAACAGTAATGGCGAAGATCAGTGaacttttttcaaaagataaaagaaaagtaGTTTCTGAGGACTCTTGACCAACTAAAAGAGAATCTACAGAAAAGGCAACCATCCACTTACTTGAACCAAACAACGACAAGCCAGTTGTCGACAATGCTAACCTTTTAGACCAAGCTGTCGAAGTAGTTGTCCCTTCATTAACGCATAATCCAGACATTACCTTTTGACTTGTTTACTATGCTCAAGCTTCAAAATTACAGTCATCCATCTTCACATTATTTGCCGAACTAATTATGACAAATAAGGAAGAAATTTCCAATGAAATCCACAACTTTTGTAAGGTTTATAATGCAGCTGAGAAGACAATATGTAACCACTGTACTACTTGGGAGGACAAAATGACGTACTCAAATAATCCTTCTgaaaaactgaaaaaaacaattaaacAACCCACAAACTTATTGATACTGAAAGGATTACCATCCATCAAATTTTGCTTGTTCCTGGTCAAGAGTCAGAGAAATTGGGAAAAAAAGCTGCCTCAATATTAAGTTTTACTACCAATCAAGTTGTAAAACGTGACGTTTTGAAGAATACTCCATCTGGCTCGCCGACACTATGAGCTCATACAGTGCAATTACCAAGTctactttcaaaaatgCTTTTGGCTTACATGTTCCagaatcttttcaaaacgGAATTGCAAAAGCCTGAGCTCGAAGGTAATCATGCTTAGAAACAAGATCAAAACTTTCCTCTCAAGGATAACCTAGCAAGACTTCCTAACATGTTCGAGGAAACCGAAATAATTATAGGCTCTACAGAGTCACATATAGGAGTAGTAATTTTAGGGGAAGTtcagataataaaaaatgcTGGATCTCCTTTTCTTAGTTCCGAAAGTGATGACTGGTTATCAAATACCAATCCTGAATATACAAGCAATAATTTCTATCTCCTTAGTAAGGAAGGAGAACTGCTTCTAATAGCGGTCCCAAGGACTTACTGCAAGTACTAAGAAATAGAGATCAATGGAAATGagttaaataaaaatgtacagtatataatctatacaaaaatattataaaatcTTGTTTACCACTActattatttcatttatttcattttttccaattcttgCCCCAATTCATGACCAGAATGTACCAACCCTATTTTCAACCCATAGAATTTGGTTTCTATCCTACCTTTTTCTTAAAAAATTTCCCTTCCAGTCATAGCTTTTCCAATCTATTAATCCTAATCCGTCTCAGGCCCAATTTTTGCCTCTGAGGAAGCAGCCGTGGAACTTTTCCTGACGGGGTGAAGATGGAGATTATCTCGATATACCATTTTAGGAAGGTAACCAAATCAACATTGCGACGGGAATATCTCGTACCAACTGTAAACCTTCACTTTCTCGAAATAAACCCAATTATAATTGACATCTTGTTTTGGAAGTATGTATTGATTGATTTCACATATCCATATATGACAGGTTGAATGAGATATTTCCCAATACtatcatttttcataaCTTCCTTCAGTGATCTTAAATCAGAAGTTATATAATGATTCCAAAAGAACCTATCATCAGCAGTCCCCCACACACAACAGCCAGCCTTGTCGTTATATCCATTCCTTTTTCCAAGGAATTAGTCAAACCATAAccatatgaaaaataaagggagaatttattcaaatcagTAGGTTCTCTTAAGTTGCGAGTAAGAGTGACAGAGCATAAAAGGATGCATGATATCTTGTTTGCCATACCCCATGAACTTTATAGCTTTTCTGTTTCCCTCTACcaagtatttttttaattcgTTTACGAAGGCTCGGCGGCTAACGGCAGTCCATTTCGAGTAGGTATTGTTTGCTAAACACTGACCTCTTTAAAAATCGTTCAtagaaaaaacaaaatgaaagcaataaaatatttattctaatgaaatatatgtaGTTTTCGTTTTATATAACTATTataatatgaaaatatataaaaatattcgTATTTTTACTAATCCTTGCGAATATGTAAAGAGAATCCCTTTTCATTGCTTGCATCGACAATCTCTTGCTTCAATTCCTTTGTTTTTGGATCATAATCCTCAGCTTGCTTTCTGTATGCGATTGGTTTCAAAGAGtcaatatctttgaaaTGGTTGTACAAATCTTCCAAAATAGAATTGAACTTATTATCAGTTATATTGTAAGCTGAATATGTAACGAATGGTGGTAAGATAGTCATCCCAGTGTAAAACAACATTCCATGTTGAATAGGGAATAAAAGGTCATTAATTGGACCATGTATACCGGTCGCAGAATAATGACTTTCGGCCCCACCAGTAGAAACCATTAGCATTGCCTTCTTACCAGCAAAGGCACCATCACCAAATCTTTCAGGACGGTAGTATGCTAATCCAGCACTAAAAACTCTGTCTACCCAACCTTTCAAGATAGCAGGAAAACAAGTCCACCATAATGGGAATTGGAGGATGACTAAATCCGCCCattccaatttttcttgttcagcAACGACATCTGGTGTCAACTTGTGATCTTGGAAAGCAGCTAAGGATTCTGGCGCAACCTCTAATCTTGTTCCCTTTTCATGAGTTTCGGGGAAGTCGTCTTCTGTGACTTCtgatttccaattcattcTGTACAGATCTGAGACTTTGACTTCAAGGCCTTGAGATTCTAAATTCTTGACAGTAGCGTCTAATAGAGACCCATTGAACGATTTACGTTCTGGATGACCAAAGACGATTAAAACTTTTTTGATAGTGTTGGAAGTTgtcatttttttgattgtttAAGTGGTTGCTTTTCTTGGATTGTTGTTTGCTTGatatgttattattgatatcttgCTAGTAACAGTAAATGTAATGTTATAAGAAATTCATTTCGAAATATAATTCTTTCTCCAGACAGAGCCTactatttatatatttttcattttgtcTTTCTTATAACACTGTGATGGATACCTCGAGGCAGACCCTTATGTAATTGAACATAGGTTAGCTGATGCTTTAGCTGTGTGTCGTTTCTGTTTGCTGACCTAATATTCCTCAAGATTTGTCATATTATGTATACTATCGAGGGTCGGAGCGGTACGGATTAGAGGTAGTTTAGCGATTGATTTCGACGTTTAAGAATTACATTGTCTAATGTCCTCCGGCCGGAGAAATGATCCGATGGATTTAGGGAAATAttatactattattaaatgtgtcttatttaatttttttgtcgTGTATTTAGGCGTTCCGCGTTGTTGGCNNNNNNNNNNNNNNNNNNNNtgaatctttcaaatttgaaacaagTTTTCCCGCCATACCTACTTTTGGTCCATGCATTGAAAAAGCTAGAATTGGGaagaattttttgaaaaaaaggtTGGGTAGTAATCAAAATTTGGGGATTTACACTAGGTTGATCTATTTTGGTCAAGGAGTGGGCAAGGATTggaataaaacaaaataataatagtcccataatatgattttatggtatattttttatagattaaataataaaaaaaacaatgGTTTTGATTAAAAGCCAACCCGTCACACtgttcatcatcagctGCCCATGTCCGCAACACCAATGTATCCCTGTGACGTCCCAGTGTGTCGTCGCAGTTGCTGCCGTCGCCGCCGCCGTGTTCGTCGAAGAATCAATCTAAGCTAACTAACCATAATAAATAGTACGTAGACCATATATATTGATAGTGTATACTACTACTACGGTATTCCTACCCGTGGATAGTATTACGGATGATGTATGTTTTTGAGATCTGTGTGGCACCTATCCGCAAGAATGGCGACGGATAAGAAATGCTTACGCGTATGTCCTTCCGTTTTAGGTGAAATAACTTTGGTGGCACTAATACTTGAAAAACTCGTGAAGTTCAGTGTGACGCATATACGTACTACACTCTAATGATCATTCTCCTTATACTTAATCAAATTACAACTAGTATATAGCGACTATTATGTCATCCTTAGATCTCAGATTCAGGTCATCTAAACCAACCTAACAAGTATATGGCTGGCCAGATCAGGCCTGGGACGGATAGGATTTTTGGTCTATCCTAAGGGATTTCGGGCCTACCCTACCTCTTTTTAATCCCCGCTGAAAATCTTCAATCCAATCCTAATCCTATCCTAACCTAAAGTCTATCCTAACTCAATCCATTTTTTCGAGTATTCCATGAGAGCTTATTAGTAGTGCCATATTAAGTGTTTTCATGACAGCTTTTTAGTTCAGTATGTCTCAAATGTCTTCTTATCTGTACATATATAGTATTTAAATGGATAATAGCCCATATGTTTTATCTGCTTGAAAGTTTTAAATGTTTTGAAGGttaacaaatatataattgtaCAGTTGTTTGGCTATTGGTTAGTGATTCACAATTAACTACTGAAAGAAAACTAAagataatttcttatttattttacttattttttattctttattagttgtttttgaaacatATGCTTAGTTAATCTTCCAAAGCATAAActaaataaatacaaaCTTCATACAAAAAGATTAATTTGAATAGGTGATGGTGACTTGCTAACTTTTAATGGTTAAGGATGCTATTCATTCCAGNNNNNNNNNNNNNNNNNNNNNNNNNNNNNNNNNNNNNNNNNNNNNNNNNNNNNNNNNNNNNNNNNNNNNNNNNNNNNNNNNNNNNNNNNNNNNNNNNNNNNNNNNNNNNNNNNNNNNNNNNNNNNNNNNNNNNNNNNNNNNNNNNNNNNNNNNNNNNNNNNNNNNNNNNNNNNNNNNNNNNNNNNNNNNNNNNNNNNNNNNNNNNNNNNNNNNNNNNNNNNNNNNNNNNNNNNNNNNNNNNNNNNNNNNNNNNNNNNNNNNNNNNNNNNNNNNNNNNNNNNNNNNNNNNNNNNNNNNNNNNNNNNNNNNNNNNNNNNNNNNNNNNNNNNNNNNNNNNNNNNNNNNNNNNNNNNNNNNNNNNNNNNNNNNNNNNNNNNNNNNNNNNNNNNNNNNNNNNNNNNNNNNNNNNNNNNNNNNNNNNNNNNNNNNNNNNNNNNNNNNNNNNNNNNNNNNNNNNNNNNNNNNNNNNNNNNNNNNNNNNNNNNNNNNNNNNNNNNNNNNNNNNNNNNNNNNNNNNNNNNNNNNNNNNNNNNNNNNNNNNNNNNNNNNNNNNNNNNNNNNNNNNNNNNNNNNNNNNNNNNNNNNNNNNNNNNNNNNNNNNNNNNNNNNNNNNNNNNNNNNNNNNNNNNNNNNNNNNNNNNNNNNNNNNNNAAGCTTCAAAATTACAGTCATCCATCTTCACATTATTTGCCGAACTAATTATGACAAATAAGGAAGAAATTTCCAATGAAATTCCACAACTTTTGTAAGGTTTATAATGCAGCTGAGAAGACAATATGTAACCACTGTACTACTTGGGAGGACAAAATGACGTACTCAAATAATCCTTCTgaaaaactgaaaaaaaacaattaaacAACCCCCAAACTTATTGAAGGGATTACCATCCATCAAATTTTGTTTGTTCCTGGTCAAGAGTCAGAGAAATGGGGAAGAAAAGCTGCTCAATATTAAGTTTTACTACTAATCAAGTTGTAGAACGTGACGTTTTTGAAGAACGCTCCATCTGGTTCGCAGACGCTATGAACTCATACGGTGCAATTGACAAGTctactttcaaaaatggCTTTGGTTTACATGTTCCAGAACTGGAATCGCAAAAGCCTGAGCTCGAAGTAATCAGGGTTAGAAACAAGATCAAAACTTCTCTCAAAGATAACTTAGCAAAACTTCCTAACATATTCGAGGAAACCGAAATAATTATAGACTCTACGGAGTCGCATATAGGAATAGTAATTTTAGGGGAAGTtcagataataaaaaatgcTGGATCTCCTTTTCTTAGTAAGGAAGGAGAACTGCTTCTAATAGCGGTCCTAAGGACTTACTGCAAGTACTAAGAAATAGAGATCAATGGAAATGagttaaataaaaatgtacagtatataatctatacaaaaatattataaaatcTTGTTTACCACTActattatttcatttatttcattttttccaattcttgCCCCAATTCATGACCAGAATGTACCAACCCTATTTTCAACCCATAGAATTTGATTTCTATCCTACCTTTTTCTTAAAAATTTCGCCCCCGATTCTTGCTTTTTCATTCCATTAATCCTAATCCATCCCAGGCCTGGCTGGACAGACAGACAGACAAGGCACTTTCCTTCCTCTTCTCTTCTCttctcttctcttctttGAGCCAAGCAAGTGCAAGGAAGTCGTGTTACCGGAGGGAGCGCTTGGCACACAGATACTTTTTAGCCTCACTTACGAgcattgattgattgacTCAACTGAAGCTGAACCGTTGGGACTGAAACTGAAACTGAAACTGAAACTGACCTATTCACATCTTCAACTATTCGTGTGCTTACTTGATCGATCATATCGTTGCTCATCTAGAACACATATACGTACACTCTTACGACTTATCAAGAACGAACACTCTTAACAGTTCACATCCCACTACGCTCTCCTCTCCTCTCCTCTCCTCTCCTCTCCAAAAGACAGCAAATAAAGTCACTCGCTAATTATAGATATTTCATTGCAATAACCACTGGGAagttgatttttttttttgttaagTACCAATCTAAGAACACTATCgcatattatattacatgATGCCTCACTCTATACCACaagatataattaattGGACTATACTGAATGAAATAATATCCatggatgatgatgaccCAGATTTCTCTAAACAATTaatcattcaatatattgatCAAGCTGAAACTGTATTTAATCAAATAGAAGAACATTTACAATCAACAAAGGATTTAACTCAGTTAGATAGTTTGGGGCACTTCTTAAAGGGTTCATCTGCTGCACTAGGTTTACAAAGAATTGCTTGGGTTTGTGaaagaattcaaaactTGGGAAGAAAATTGGAAGATAATTTCCCTAATCAAAAGGATTTATTAAAAGGTTTACCTAAAGATACTATTATACCAGAGTGTGATGATAACCAAGACATAACACTACCAAACGATGATGAACTTGTTGATAAGAATAACGATAaggataataaattatatatccTTTTAATAACAAAAGCGTTAAGACAAGCAAGATTGGAATTTAAATTGGCAATAAATGATTTGtccaaatattataaaacTGATCTATTCGCTAGTACGACAAGTTCATGATCAGTTTCCcttaaaacaaaaaataaccAATTTCATATCTACATTTATCATATCTTTTTATTCACTTACTATTAAgtatatttcttattttttctaaaaatctaagaataaaaataaaaataaaaataaaaataaaaatttaatcattaagaaaacattaaataaaacattTGTTCATTGAAACAGAAAAATAATCTATCTACCCTATCTTACCTCACTTTATCCCCCTGAGCGCTAATGAGTCAAATCGAAAATATCACCTAATGTATcgatataatattttggtCTTGGATATGCTTCATTAATCTCAAGAGCTCTTTCTTCTGTCTCAATACCACTCAAGACTAATAATGTACCACCTAATTTACCTTCAACACCAAATTTCATATCTGTATTTAATCTATCTCCAACCATACAACATTTTGAACGTTCTAAATTCTTGGCAGATATAATAGTATTTAACATATTAGCATTTGGTTTACCACAATAACTTGGTCTTCTACCTGATGAAGTAGCAATAGATTCTACCATAGATCCAGCTCCTGGTAAAATCATACCCTTTTGTGGGAACGTAGAATCTACATTAGTACCAACAAAATGAACAGATTCTGTCTTTCTTAAATATTGTAATGTAATCGCTAACCGATGATAATTAACTTTAGTATCTAAACCAGCA encodes the following:
- the NDAI0H03960 gene encoding NAD(P)H-dependent oxidoreductase, whose amino-acid sequence is MTTSNTIKKVLIVFGHPERKSFNGSLLDATVKNLESQGLEVKVSDLYRMNWKSEVTEDDFPETHEKGTRLEVAPESLAAFQDHKLTPDVVAEQEKLEWADLVILQFPLWWTCFPAILKGWVDRVFSAGLAYYRPERFGDGAFAGKKAMLMVSTGGAESHYSATGIHGPINDLLFPIQHGMLFYTGMTILPPFVTYSAYNITDNKFNSILEDLYNHFKDIDSLKPIAYRKQAEDYDPKTKELKQEIVDASNEKGFSLHIRKD
- the YPD1 gene encoding Ypd1p (similar to Saccharomyces cerevisiae YPD1 (YDL235C); ancestral locus Anc_2.27) — translated: MMPHSIPQDIINWTILNEIISMDDDDPDFSKQLIIQYIDQAETVFNQIEEHLQSTKDLTQLDSLGHFLKGSSAALGLQRIAWVCERIQNLGRKLEDNFPNQKDLLKGLPKDTIIPECDDNQDITLPNDDELVDKNNDKDNKLYILLITKALRQARLEFKLAINDLSKYYKTDLFASTTSS